The DNA region GGCatgaatttcatgtatatttgcAAAAACTTGGACGTCGACGATTATTACGCGCACGATAACTATCTGGAGTCGATCAAGAAGAAGCTGAACACGAGCGAATACGTAGAATCGATTCGTGTCTACGTCGAGGAGGTGCCGGCGATTTTCAGCGACGGCGGTTCGGCGGAAAGCTCCGGGCCGATGTGCTGCGCCGGTTTGGGTACCTTCTCGGCGTTCGTTCCGGCGCCCGAGTTGGAGAATGCGAAGGATAAGTTCTACCACGCGTTGGTCGTGGTGAAGGTCGCCGACGGCTCGTTCATAGCGTTCGACAAGGGAAATCATTTGTACATACACGTGGCGACGGAGGCggagaaattattgaaaaaatacgTCGGCGACAGAGCTGGACGTAAGTATGCCATGTTTAGTTATTCTGAATTTACCCCGGTATATGACATGTCGTTATTTCAGTATGGATAGGGACTTTGTATAGCTTTGCGAGCCAAGAATGCCAGCATTCAAAACGCGCCCACAACTGAATTGTCCCTTAGCAAGAAAAATCCCTTTTGGGCATAGTACCTAGTCAAAAGGTGATTCCGAGGACTTAGAACTTCTGTATTCCCTCTCTCTCTGCCCAGACGAACATGTAGGAAGTCTGTATCTTTGTCTGTTTTTGTCGTGTTTTGCGTCGATCGGGTCTTGGTTTCCAAGACTAATTACCCGTGGTAATGCCCACGATAGGACGATCTTTTAAGAGTTGCACACTGGAAGCAGTCAGCAAAAGTCGAACCCACTCGTCACTGGCAGCGACTGCGTGGAACACCTTCATATTAATGAATGATTCCTTAATCTATTAACCGCATACGAAATCATAATCTCTGACTACAATACGtatcaattcatattttcagtcGAGGAAAACTGCGAGAACATCAATTTACTGCTATCGAAATCGACGAAACCCGAGACGACCCTGTACGACGTAGTGACGTGGATAGATTCGATGAAATGGGCGATCAAAGGCTACAGTTTGATACAGTCGAGTTGTCAGGAATTCGCACGAGAAATATTACTCGAATTCGCTACCGATATCGCTTAAATATCTACAAATATATCGTAATCTCTTCGTTTCGTTAAATGCTAAACATACATTAATAACGCGCGTTAGTAACGTAAAAATATTCAGGAACTTGTAGCAGGATCCAAACCTGATGATACGCCATGACATGGATCTCTGCCCTATAGTGCGGACCCTTCCCTTCTGCGGTGATTTGAACCTGATCgcatcgcgagactctgccacgttcctcacTCGCAGGGATttaaacctgatgacatcgtaaGACTCTGCCATGTTCTTACCCCGCGGAGACTTGTTAACTTGATGGCATCGCGACACTTTGCTATGTTCTTCCCTCGCAGGGACctaaacctgatggcatcgtaaGACTCTCTGCCACGTTCATTTCCTCACTCGCCGAGATGTGTCGATTTCCTTTCACGCAGAGATTTTAAAAACCTGTTGTCACCCCAAGACCCAACCGCGTTCCTCCCTTGTTGAGACTCGAACTCGATGGCGTCGCGAGACAATGCCACGATACGAAACCCAACAAAGTGCCTATACGGATAACCAAAAGCAAATGTTGTTTAATTCTTGATAATGGACCTatcaatgatttcaatgtaattaATGTTCTTTTTATAATGTTAACGTTCTAATGTTTATCAGTATATACAATAAAGTTACATCAAAATCGTCATTCGAGGTTGGATTTCGGTAAAAGCATCGCAAATGGTCCCACGTCCTTCGACGACTGACAAGCACTCTATCTACACAACCATGCACAAGTGACAAGCACTGCAAAGTATTCTACAGCACGTAATCAGCTTATTGGAAAAAGCTTTTGCAATCTATATAATTCTAGTCGATATACTGCTGTATATAATATAACAGAATGTATAATTCAATGGTACTTTTTAACGGTAATTACAATATGCTCCTCATTGTCACTGTGACGAACGCACGGTTTCTAACATAGTTACCTTTTCGTCATCGGTCTCCAAACCGGCCATTTTGAATTGTCTTTCAGCGCTTTAAACGATCCTTATTATCCTATTAGTTTTTTCGATGATTAACCATTTAATCCGGTCATACGAAGATCATCATTGTTTCCGAGAATAAAAGTACGGAAAAATCCATTCGAATTAGGAAATCTAGGTGGCTTAAATTTTCCATCAACGATGCCAGACATTATCATGCATAGGTTCTAGAACGATACGGACAATCCACGAGTTCAGGAACCAGCACAACCTGTTGCAGCGACGGTTTTCAAAGAATCAGCACGATATTAATCTTGTTTTCCAATAGGAAGGCCATAAAGAAAGTCGGGGCGTCTCGTTAGTAGCATTCGCTACATGCCTGTGGAAAGCATAAATCCATATATCGACGGCGCCTCTTCGTTACTTAAACGGATCTTAACCGACATCGAAAAATATCTGGTTAATTTCTCTCTCCGTCTAGCGGTTGTCGTTCGCGTTTGTACCGACTTGACGAACTGGGTGTAGCGTTCTCGTCAGTCGCAGAGAGACACACCCTAACCTCACCTCACTCGACGTCGTACATAGATGTCGTCTATTAGTGTATTTACAATTTGAATCGATACGAGGATTGGATGAAGTATTCTCTATCTGTCACAGTCAGGCATCACTTGAAATCTTTCTAATCAACTTAGCGAGTGTTGAATTACGCGATAATACATAAAAACTAACTAGAAAGTTTATTTACGTCGTCAACCGATgccccaatattgatgacggaGTGCACATCACGTCCACACGatattctaattcattatcgaaaattcatgaaaattcaTTAAGGAAAATATAAGGGTCTATAGAAAATCGTAAcaaattggtcgttaagacaGAAGAATGGACCGAATTATGACAGTATGAATAGGCCTACCTGCGCAAGAAGGCCAAAGACCGTGGATCCAGGGACTGACGTTGACAGGAGCGCAAAGAAATCATAAGGGCAAGTTACCCGCTGCATAGACAACGGTctggaaaattttcaaatttcagtacgttttttcatcaatttttcgaCACTCGAGGGACATTTAAGAAAATGATCTTGCGCTGCCTATTTAGTTGTGGGTGGAAAAAGTGCCCTGAAAAACATTGccattgtattttcaaaaggaCGCGAGAAAAAATTGCGACGGGAGCTCGGGCTTCGTGTGCTCCCGTCTGGATCCGACTCGGAAGGCCTTTATTTTGgcatccttgcttgccagggtttgattgccacCCGCCGATGCCGACGCCAACACaaaaccctggccgcaaacGCTGATATTATAATGATCTCCGTTTCAGCGTGAATACTTACATGCCCTTTAAACTTGTTGTCAACTTTCGACTCGTATCGGGTCAACTGCTGTCGTACGGCTCCGTCGCAGATACCCGGGAATCGTGACGTCACGATGTTCAGATTCCGATGGTGGTGATTCAAATTAGTGTTCGAATTCCTGCCGCGATCGATTTCGTTGTTGTTGCCGGCATTTCCATTGGGATCGGTCTTCATTTTCTATACTATTTCTAGTGAGAGGTTTTTGGTTCAAAGATTCTTTGCGATTCGCCTAATCTGATCCGCCTGGCGAGAACGATGGATTCGAATGAGAGGACGGAAATTAAGAATTCGAAGTCATTAACGACGCGCAACATTTAAACCtcgaaaaaattgataatacgAAAAATCCCACGATAGAAAAAAAGGAAAGACGAATCCGAAAAGGTTTTCATCGAgcttgtagtttatttcaacatttctatTTTCGCTACGTGGGGTTTTTACCGTATCATCGATTCAACACTGACGGAGTTTTTCATCAATATTAAACTACCAATATTTCGGGCCTATGTCTCCGCGACTGGTTCAAAGTTTATCTATTTTCAACATCACCGATGCCTACCATACAATCAGTAGGGTATTCTCACTACAAATTTTCTATGGCAACTTCGAATTGTGCTTGACAAGATTAATACACCGCGGTATAGCGACAAGGGTGGTATCGGGCCATACCCCCAACTTACCTCATTTGCAAAACACATGCATACATatcgaaattttgaagacgcaaATTCTTTGTACAAAATGCGATAATTACTGTTATATCtacattatattcaatatctttCCATTTTGTGGAAGCCGACCAACTGTAAGATTCTAGGCGACTTATATAGGCCCGTGGGGCCGGGTGTCGAAATTCTCCCcatcaaaataattacaaatcAATATTGTAAAGACACATGTTCGAAAAGAatttatctatctatctatgataataatatgacAGGATAGGcacatttttatcatcaacCTTTGGCTGATCAATTCCCAACTGTAATGCAAGTGCATATTTATCTATGACGAATAACCGACCGATCTACGTAGAATCAAATCAGAAATTACTCAGacaatattcaattcatttcttttttaagaGCTGAATTATTGAGAAATAACCGTGAGTCATATAACACACCGAT from Tubulanus polymorphus chromosome 12, tnTubPoly1.2, whole genome shotgun sequence includes:
- the LOC141914065 gene encoding uncharacterized protein LOC141914065, which translates into the protein MEHENNTATAAGAAAAAAGDHHESQSIEMKELKPKNNTTKSLNGTGMNFMYICKNLDVDDYYAHDNYLESIKKKLNTSEYVESIRVYVEEVPAIFSDGGSAESSGPMCCAGLGTFSAFVPAPELENAKDKFYHALVVVKVADGSFIAFDKGNHLYIHVATEAEKLLKKYVGDRAGLEENCENINLLLSKSTKPETTLYDVVTWIDSMKWAIKGYSLIQSSCQEFAREILLEFATDIA